A genomic stretch from Pseudomonas mendocina includes:
- a CDS encoding ABC transporter permease has protein sequence MTKADKRPGLALLVELAARDLWHDRKVSLCIVASLVAVIAPLLLLFGLKYGVVSQLNNELLSDPRNLEVRMLGNYNLDSQWFEQLRAQPGVGFVVPLTRSLNTTADLIRDNQHFVANAEVIPSASGDPLIGALPAPAAQDQVLLSASAADKLGVKVGDQLRLLVLRKLDGNNERGNYSVTVGGVLEHSLFTRPAVLVHLDLLVAMENFRDGYAEPQFGFDSGKPAPVRERFARARIYAQGLDDVAPIAKWLDGERIESSTRAAEIESVKAISHVLGLIFAVIAWTAVVGCVASLVGAFLANIDRKRKDLALLRLLGFQRSAAGLYIMIQAALLTCLAFALGFGAYLIGSSVFNHALGSNLAGDGFVCKLETIHILLAFASALLLAIVVAAVGGFRAIHIQPAESLRDL, from the coding sequence ATGACAAAGGCTGATAAACGTCCCGGCCTCGCCCTGCTGGTCGAACTGGCCGCCCGCGACCTGTGGCACGACCGCAAGGTCTCGCTGTGCATCGTCGCCTCGCTGGTGGCGGTGATCGCGCCGCTGTTGCTGCTGTTCGGCCTTAAATACGGCGTGGTCTCACAACTGAACAACGAACTACTGAGCGACCCGCGCAATCTGGAAGTACGCATGCTCGGCAATTACAACCTCGACAGCCAGTGGTTCGAGCAACTGCGCGCCCAACCCGGCGTCGGTTTTGTCGTGCCGCTGACCCGCTCACTGAACACCACCGCCGACCTGATACGTGACAACCAACACTTTGTCGCCAACGCCGAGGTGATCCCAAGCGCCAGCGGCGACCCGCTGATCGGCGCGCTGCCTGCTCCCGCAGCGCAGGATCAAGTGCTGCTCAGCGCCAGCGCGGCGGACAAGCTCGGCGTCAAAGTGGGCGATCAGCTGCGCCTGCTGGTTTTGCGCAAGCTGGACGGCAACAACGAGCGCGGCAACTACAGCGTCACCGTCGGCGGCGTGCTGGAACACAGCCTGTTCACCCGACCGGCGGTGCTGGTTCATCTGGACTTGCTGGTGGCCATGGAAAACTTCCGCGACGGCTACGCCGAGCCACAGTTCGGCTTCGACAGCGGCAAGCCTGCGCCGGTACGCGAGCGCTTCGCCCGTGCGCGCATCTATGCGCAAGGGCTGGACGATGTAGCCCCAATCGCCAAATGGCTGGATGGCGAGCGCATAGAAAGCAGCACCCGCGCGGCTGAGATTGAATCGGTCAAAGCCATCAGCCATGTGCTCGGCCTGATCTTCGCCGTCATCGCCTGGACCGCCGTGGTCGGCTGCGTGGCCTCGCTGGTGGGCGCGTTTCTCGCCAACATCGACCGCAAGCGCAAAGACCTCGCCCTGCTGCGCCTGCTCGGCTTTCAGCGTTCCGCCGCGGGGCTGTACATCATGATTCAAGCCGCGCTGCTCACCTGCCTGGCATTCGCCCTGGGGTTCGGCGCCTACCTGATCGGCAGCAGCGTGTTTAACCATGCTCTGGGCAGCAACCTGGCGGGCGACGGTTTTGTCTGCAAACTGGAAACTATTCATATTCTGCTGGCCTTCGCCAGCGCATTGCTGCTCGCCATTGTGGTGGCAGCTGTAGGAGGCTTTCGTGCAATTCATATTCAACCGGCTGAAAGCCTGCGTGACCTCTGA
- a CDS encoding ATP-binding cassette domain-containing protein, which produces MLQIENMGIRRGADYRISLPRLSLGRGEVAAITGASGCGKSTLLEMIGLILRPEELGRFQLGDSNALDVAALVQADEQARLADIRAQRLGFVLQTGGLLPFLSVRQNIELPRRMLGLPNKSELVEEAIGRLRLQALLDKRPAQLSIGERQRASFVRAIAHEPDLLLADEPTAALDPHQARNLFELIIEIVQRFQIAALLVTHDWDLVHDCGIRNIVGTLQNGKGTVFHDKG; this is translated from the coding sequence ATGTTGCAGATCGAGAACATGGGCATCCGCCGCGGTGCCGACTACCGCATCAGCCTGCCGCGCCTGAGTCTCGGGCGCGGCGAAGTGGCGGCCATCACCGGCGCCAGCGGCTGCGGTAAAAGCACCCTGCTGGAGATGATCGGCCTGATCCTGCGTCCGGAAGAGCTGGGCCGTTTCCAGTTGGGCGACAGCAACGCCCTGGACGTCGCTGCATTGGTGCAGGCCGATGAACAGGCGCGGTTGGCTGACATCCGTGCTCAGCGCCTCGGCTTTGTGTTGCAGACCGGTGGTTTGCTGCCGTTTTTAAGCGTGCGGCAAAACATCGAACTGCCACGGCGCATGCTCGGTCTGCCGAACAAAAGCGAACTGGTAGAAGAGGCCATTGGCCGCCTGCGCCTGCAAGCGTTGCTGGACAAGCGCCCGGCGCAACTGTCCATCGGTGAACGCCAGCGCGCGTCGTTCGTCCGCGCCATCGCCCATGAGCCGGATTTGCTGCTGGCGGATGAGCCAACGGCGGCGCTCGATCCGCATCAGGCGCGCAACCTATTCGAGCTTATTATCGAGATCGTCCAACGCTTCCAGATTGCGGCGCTGCTGGTGACCCACGACTGGGATCTGGTCCACGACTGCGGCATCCGCAATATCGTCGGCACCCTGCAAAACGGCAAAGGCACGGTGTTCCATGACAAAGGCTGA
- a CDS encoding vWA domain-containing protein encodes MTSLLLGSLAAPALADEKPLLQEGKKTLYQRVLTTPTCQLTDSAGGSGGKAQPAFTRFYVYQRETAGNAEWLKVGPDSYGKTVGWIKGDCAVDWKMQMTLALTNPAGREPLLFFKDKAKLEELFGKEDPAPLLAPIQKNMKDKGRDPAVVAREPDYAVDLSKNFYLLPVLDAEETFTEKGFQVRLLNVASVSAKSDDKAKTDKAAEANTLKGFSAAVVFVIDSTISMGPYIDRTREAVQRIYAQVEKEKLLNQVKFGLVAFRSNTKAVPKLEYTSKMFVDPSTVKDGKDFLAKVSELKEATVSSSSFDEDPYAGIMQALDEVKWNEFGARYIVLVTDAGAIDGDNKLSSTGLNAEQVRLEAQYRGVAIYSLHLKTPSGAKNHASAEAQYTNLSTNAFLNKPLYYPVDAGNVDSFGKMVDSLGDAITAQVKAAYRGDLAAGSALGADAEYAKKGASETDKAIAEDAALLGHAMRLAYLGEKTGASAPPVFKAWISDRDFVQQNVPTTDVRVLMTKSQLSDLSDVVKQIADAANEGLISPTDMFERLRSVAATMGKDPNQLKDKNIKVADMGLMAEYLDGLPYLSEVLSLDEETWKGMEGLEQEKFIRRLNTKLKYYQRYNADADRWVSLAQGSDPRDHVYPVPLEALP; translated from the coding sequence ATGACCAGCCTGCTGCTGGGCAGCCTGGCCGCCCCGGCGCTGGCGGATGAAAAACCGCTGCTGCAAGAAGGCAAAAAGACCCTCTACCAGCGCGTGCTGACCACCCCGACCTGCCAACTGACTGACAGCGCAGGCGGCAGCGGCGGCAAGGCACAGCCGGCCTTCACCCGTTTTTACGTGTACCAGCGGGAAACTGCTGGCAACGCCGAATGGCTGAAAGTCGGCCCGGACAGCTACGGCAAGACCGTCGGCTGGATCAAGGGCGACTGCGCGGTGGACTGGAAGATGCAGATGACCCTGGCCCTGACCAACCCGGCAGGCCGTGAGCCACTGCTGTTCTTCAAGGACAAGGCCAAGCTGGAAGAATTGTTCGGCAAGGAAGACCCGGCACCACTGCTGGCACCGATCCAGAAGAACATGAAAGACAAAGGCCGTGACCCGGCCGTAGTCGCCCGTGAACCGGATTACGCGGTGGACCTGTCGAAAAACTTCTATCTGCTGCCAGTGCTGGACGCCGAAGAAACCTTCACCGAGAAGGGTTTTCAGGTACGCCTGCTGAATGTCGCCTCGGTCAGCGCCAAGTCCGACGACAAAGCGAAAACTGACAAGGCCGCAGAAGCCAACACCCTCAAAGGCTTCAGCGCCGCGGTGGTGTTCGTGATCGACTCGACCATATCCATGGGCCCGTACATCGACCGTACCCGTGAAGCGGTGCAGCGCATCTACGCTCAGGTCGAAAAAGAGAAACTGCTCAATCAGGTCAAATTCGGTCTGGTGGCCTTCCGCTCCAACACCAAAGCCGTGCCGAAGCTGGAATACACCAGCAAAATGTTCGTTGACCCGAGCACCGTGAAAGACGGTAAGGACTTCCTCGCCAAAGTGTCCGAGCTTAAGGAAGCCACGGTTTCCAGCAGCAGCTTTGATGAAGACCCGTACGCCGGGATCATGCAGGCGCTGGATGAGGTGAAGTGGAACGAGTTTGGTGCCCGCTACATTGTGCTTGTCACCGACGCCGGTGCCATTGATGGCGACAACAAACTCTCCAGCACCGGTCTGAATGCCGAGCAAGTTCGCTTGGAAGCGCAGTATCGCGGCGTGGCCATCTACAGCCTGCACCTGAAAACCCCGAGCGGAGCGAAGAACCACGCCTCGGCGGAGGCGCAGTACACCAACCTGTCCACCAACGCCTTCCTCAACAAGCCGCTGTACTACCCGGTGGATGCGGGCAACGTCGACAGCTTCGGCAAGATGGTCGACAGCCTAGGCGACGCCATCACCGCTCAGGTGAAAGCCGCTTACCGTGGCGATCTGGCTGCGGGCAGTGCGCTGGGTGCCGACGCCGAATACGCGAAGAAAGGCGCCAGCGAAACCGACAAAGCCATTGCCGAAGACGCCGCCCTGCTGGGCCATGCCATGCGCCTGGCGTATCTGGGCGAGAAGACTGGGGCCAGCGCACCACCGGTGTTCAAGGCGTGGATCAGCGACCGTGACTTTGTGCAGCAGAACGTGCCGACCACCGATGTGCGCGTGCTGATGACTAAGAGCCAGCTCAGTGACCTGAGTGACGTGGTGAAGCAGATTGCCGACGCCGCCAACGAAGGCCTGATCTCGCCGACCGATATGTTCGAGCGCCTGCGCTCAGTGGCTGCGACCATGGGCAAAGACCCGAACCAGCTCAAGGACAAGAACATCAAGGTCGCTGACATGGGCCTGATGGCCGAGTACCTCGATGGCCTGCCGTACCTCAGTGAGGTGCTGAGCTTGGATGAAGAAACCTGGAAGGGCATGGAAGGCCTGGAGCAGGAGAAATTCATCCGTCGCCTCAACACCAAGCTCAAGTACTACCAGCGCTACAACGCCGATGCTGACCGCTGGGTGTCCCTGGCGCAGGGCAGCGACCCGCGCGACCACGTTTATCCGGTCCCGCTGGAGGCATTGCCGTAA